The nucleotide window TCTTGTAGTGAAATTGAGCATTGTGGTACGAAGTTATTTCATGGCATCCCATCTGGACAAGGTTCTGGTTTCAAGGTAAGTTACTTGTCGACAAAAATTTTTGGGAGAGAGATTAATAGAATAGCTTATAAACTATTTGAATAAAAATGAACACGCATTAGATTAGGCTCCATAATTTTTAGGATGAAACTATTTCTTGAATTTGCCTCAAAGAGATCAATTGGAGGTGTCTGTGAATTTTGAAATGTTGTATacttaaaaataacttttagaTTTCATATTTTATTAGTTCCCTGTATGTTCACATAAATGTCAGAATTGTATTTACTGAGGATTATTTATCTTAAAGATATTCCCAAAcctttattttttgaaagttgTGAGAACTTTCTCTTGCATTTTTGTGCCTGCCATTACTGCATGGATCTTTGTGCTCACAGAAGATACATAATAGGAAGCTTTGGTGTCTATTTAAAAGGTGGTTTTTCCAAAATGGCCTCCTGTAACAAGACTTTGAATATCTTCTACCATACAGCCCTATGCTGGACCTAAGTATTTCATGTTGGTGTCTAAGATGGTTTGTCCTTAAACTTAAAGGAGAAATTGTCATGCTTTGTactcttgttttttcttttcccttcttcctctgtgTCTTCTCTGACCCAACATCATAACGTTTCTGCACagcattttgtttctttcttcgtATTGACGTAGATTGTGCATGACATTGTAACTTCTTAATGATATTCAATCACCTCTACAGGTTGTGCGATATCATTCACTTGTCATAGATGCAGTTTCCCTCCCTGTGGTACTTACACCAATTGCTTGGACATCTTCTACACGCACCTATTCATATCTTGAAACTGAAGAATGTAGAATAGGGTCTCATTTTGACGATATACCAACTGGTCATACAGATAATGGGCACAGCCGGTGCTTCCAGAGTGCTAAGGGGGTTGATGTGGACAAAGTCCTAATGGGTATAATGCATGCAACCAGGCCTCACTATGGTGTGCAGGTAACTTGTTTCATACTTCCTAATGCATTTTGACCCTTTCTAATAAATTTTCTGGAACTCTTGCAGCTGATCTTTCACTTGACTCACTTTTTTAATCCAGTTTCACCCAGAGAGTGTTGCAACTTGTTATGGGAGGCAAATACTTGAAAATTTTCGGAAGATCACATTGGACTACTGGTCTGACTTGTCCTCGATACATCAAGGAAAGGTTAGTGTGGGTGGTGACTTTGTTGCTTCTGCATTATTGATGCAAGTAGAATTAAGGTTAAAAGGAATCTTAATCTAACTGCACTCAATACTGAACTAAAACTATGATTgaactaactaaaactcaagcaaatgagcaaggaacaagaagaacagaagaaaactaaCAACATTTCATTTCTATCAACTTTTGACTGTCTTACAAAATGACCCAATGTCCCCTTTTATAGAGAAAGGGTTGGATTGTGGATCTAGATCCATTTACAAGTACTCAAAATCTAACTATATCCAATTACAAGATTTGGTTATGCTTCCATCTTGCATCAATTATTCTCCATCTATTCTTATTGGTTATATGACAACCGTATTCAAAACTGAGCTGAATGTCTGGTATATCAGATCCTAACCTGCCCTGCAGCTAACTTTTCACACCCAGAAAAGCTATGAACCAAGATGCTGGATTGTATCAAGTTTATAAGGTCCTAAAGACAAAACTGGCCTGAATGTCTGGTGTGGCAGATTATAACCTGTCCCATACCTGAGGACTTTATGAACCAAGATGCTAGATTTTATGGAAATATATATGTGCAACCCCCAGAAATTTTTCAATATGATTAATGTAGTACTATTTTCAGGATGCACTCACTTGCAGTGttaaaaaatttttttcttttaaaagaacaTGTGTCTTGTGTTGTACCTCAAGTCGTAGTGTTAAGTttggctttgataccaactGTAACTACTTAGGCCAAAACTGACTCGAGTGTCTTGTGTAGCAGCCCGCATAAGTCTGAAATGCAAGTCTAAAACAAGGGACCTCCATCAGGCAAGCAACTGAGTTTTGGGATGCTCTCTTTACCTCTTCGTACCATCTTTATTTAATGATTTACCTGACTTTTCCTTATATAGGGTGAAAGCTGTGAAGTTCTCATATGATCCCTTGACCTAGCTTAGCCTGCCTAAGATAAGACAAGGCTGACACGTACAAGCAACAAAGCAAGATACTTGCAAACAAAAATTGTAACAAATATGATCATCTTAAATATGCACTAGATCATTATTACCTGAATTTTCTTTATGCAGgttgaaaactgaaaactgtgaagTTCTCATATGGTCCCTTGACCTAGTTAGCCAAGTGCAGGACAGGACATGATGTCTTCTACTCTTCATTTAGATTTGTGTCTGTGGCTTGTCTAGGGAATAGCTGAGCCATTCCCTTGTGAAAAAGACTGAGCTAGATACTTGCGAACAAAAATTATGACAAATATGATATCTGAAGTATGCACAACATGACATGGCATGTTATAGATAAATATTTTGTGGTTACGAATGAGGTGATTATTAAATCTTTCACTATATATTCTTTTGGAATACATGATTAATGCACAATCACTTCAATCTCGATAACCCCATGGCCACACAATATGGTTAGAATCGTAGATGGAAGGAATTCAAGGATCTTAGTATTTTGACAGACATATTATATTTTAATTGGCCAAGAGTTCAACTTTGCTGTTTGCTATTACTTGTAGGTGGCTCATGTTTGTTCCAGTGATAGAGCActtctggaaaaaaaatttcgaGTCCTGAATGAACGTAGCAGCAGTTTTTCCGATATGCATCAAAGAGTTGTGAATGCACATAAAAATCTTACATTGAAATGGAGAAAGTTGGAAGCTTTTGCTAATCAAGTTGGTGGATCAGAGTCTATATTCTGTGAACTGTTCGGTAGTCAAAAGGCCAAGGACACCTTTTGGTTGGACAGCTCGTTCATGGACCAGGTACGAAcagcaaaagttttttttcactAATGTGTTCTGTAACTTCTGTTACTGTTATTTCAATTGAAGCCAGAGGCAGAAAATTTCTAAACTTTAAGATGCAAAGAAATTTGTCGCTGTGTTAACTATAAATGTGAGAAGGCGGTGtattttcctcccatttttcttcaaataacagttattacttttttcttttttttgtccatagtaaatgaaaattttaagtttatggatttcattgataaaaaattCACACTCTGAATTTGCAAAAATTGTGCATTTGAATGTGTTTGATTGCCAAGCTTTATTTTGAATTGCTTGTTTAAGAAGGATCCATCTAATAATTTGGTTTGAGAATACTATCTGCAAACAGTGTATAAGACAAATGGCAGTGATATAAGCATGAATTCTGAAAggagaataaagaaaaagagtcCAATGTAAGAGATGCCATGAAAATAACTACTAGAAGGTGCATCCCATGTGGGTGGAAATGTTTTGGAGTATACAACAAGATGAGATTCTCATGAAAGTTAAGCCAGCTTCAGCTCATGTAGAGCTTATATCTTCACCTGAGCTGATCTTGGGCTTTGGCATATGCTTGCCAAGAACTTGATAGACTTGTCTAAGAAATACTGTGAAGCATATTTTATGCTTTATATTAAATGAATCATGGTGTGACTTTGATGTCAAATATTCAAATGTATGTAGTGGGATTTGCTGGAATTTTCCATATGTCCCATATGCTCCGAAACATGCATGTCATTACTTTGAAGATGCAATGCAAATTGTTTTGTTGTTGCTCATCATTCATCAATTATCACCAGCTGCTGACACCTGTGACATTCAGTTGACATTTTTGTTGTGGCTATTATTTTTAATGCTGAAACCAACATCCAGGCTTTGTTCTCCTCTGTTAGATGCTCAGGATTGACCAATTAACTGCAGAAGATTATTATTAAAATGAGCTGAGGACTCATCACTGTGTGTTGTGCTTGTGCTACTATTTTGTTATGAGATTCACCTCGACTAGGTTGGATAATGACTTTTTTTAAAGGTGATTAACTCCTTGAGAGGCAAGACAACATTTGAATTATTTGAATGTTACATCCTAGTGCCTTACCTCCTAAGCTATATTTCTGATTAGGAATACCCAACTTATCTTGCTGGCCTTCTACCTGTCTCTTTTCTACCTGCACTTTTGTTCTTCctaaattcagaaaaaatgaaataaaattcaTAAGTTGATGTCACATTTACTGATGCCTTTCCCGTTGGAGAACCTGCCATCCCCTGTAAAAGATGTTTGCAACAAGTGACAAGACATGCCCACTTCCACCTTAGCACAAGTGGAGTCATACAGACTTGATGGCAAGCCATGGTAGGTTGGCAAGCTTGGTGGTTGTTATCATGACATGCGATGGGGAAAGAATACTTTTGGCAGGATTAAAATGGTCTCCATACAACATTTAGTGCCAAACtaattcagttttaaatttcttcttgcataaATGACCTTCAATAAAGTTAAGCAACTAAGGgaagcaatttttcaaaaaccacaTCCAAACATGGGttagaattttttattctcCACATGATAAAAGTGCAACTGGAATTTTAGCTGTGAGTTTCGGTGATAAATAACAATGATAAACAGACATGCTTTCTGGATATGTTgacatggtaaaaaaaaagcctctttttaattttcacctgctacaaaaaaaaaattataaataacaaCTATTTCATGTGTATGGGTCTTTGAATTATGCAGAGAAGGGCACGCTTCTCATTTATGGGTGGTGTTGGTGGTCAACTTTGGAAACGGTTCACATTTAGGCTATCAAAAAATGAGTACGTTTctgacagattttttttttcaattttaggAATAAAAATAGTTGTACTACTTCTAACGATTTGAAGTGCTAACGTTTCAGTGATGCCACTGCCCAAGGTAGTGGATACCTTTCATTTGAAGATGCTTATGGCTTGAGGGGAAGTACATTTTTGGAAAAGGgattccttgattttcttgaaaagGTACAGTCCTTTTCCATTCTTAGTTCAACAAAGATTCTTTCACATAACTGATTGCAGATATTATACATGTTCAAGTACACATTCATAGTGCATGGTTGTTTtcctattatttttttaaatgttactCATTGTAGATATGAATGGATCAAGACAATCAAGCTACTGGATCCAGTTTTCAGCTTGACATTTATATTCCTAgagttgtttttttaatttacaaggaaaattaaataattaatcTCTTATACAtctacacatacatatatacacaagaTCAATAACTTAATGAGCACTTTTTCTTGTCTAATTGTAATCTGTGCACTTTACGTATAGGTCAGGTTTGGCGAGGTCTTTCTTTTGCACTGATGCCTTTGCATTTGATTCTCTTCCACTACATTACAAGGAGATCTATTATTGGTTCATCATGGTTATTAGTTCTTTGTGAATCTGATTTTACCTTTCTCAGATGATGATACGTTAACACAAACATTTGCTTGACATGATTCTTTTTCTATCATTTGGCAACCCGatgaaaattttattggatATTGAAACTTTGtaaccccctctctctcttctctcttagGTAAACAATTACATGTGCTCATAGCCTCATACATGCTGTAGTTCTCTGTGCCAGGTTTCTTCTATATTGTAGATGACCATTTGACATGGCTACTGTGCTTTTAAATTATTCTTGCTTTTGTTGTGTAACAGTTTTTTTGAGATAAAATATTATGTTATCTGTATacttttttttctggttttgtgATGTTTCTATTAGGAACTCCTGTCCTTTCACCATCGAAAAGAAGAGTTTGAAGGTTTGCCTTTTGACTTTGTTGGAGGATACGTTGGTTTCTTAGGGTGAGCTCTCGCTTGATTTTTGTAtgttctttctccttttcttgaCTCGACTTTGAAACAagataattttataaaaaaaaaaaacttataatcCAAAATATCTTGTTCACTTCTTTGTTATCATTGTAGGTTTATAAGCCACTAAATCATTGACTCATCACGCAGATATGGTATCAAGGAGGAATGTGGCATGTCTCCTAATTCTCACATTTCTGAAACCCCAGATGCGTGCTTCTTCTTTGTTGATCAATTTGTTGTTGTTGATCATACCAACCATGATGTCTACATACTATCTGTCTGCGATCATGCATCCACATCTAGCACTGGGAGGTCTGATCATGTCCGAAGTGAAAGATCATGGTTGGACGAGACAGAGGCAAAACTTCTTAATctgaaaatgatgacaaatgaGAATGATAGAAAGACACAGTTTGTTCCATTAACATTGGCAGATTATGATGAGGCCTTTAGTATGGAAAAGTCAAGAAGTGAGTATCTGGAAGATGTTAAAAGATGCATGGCCTATATCAATGATGGTGAAAGCTATGAGTTGTGCTTAACAAtgcagatgaagaaaaagataaaaaaattggatgctCTTGGCCTATATTTATATTTGAGGGCAAAAAATCCAGCCCCATATGCTGCTTGGCTTCATTTCTCTGATGAAGACTTGTTTATCTGCTCTTCTTCCCCTGAAAGGTTCTTGCAGTTGGACCGGGATGGTGTTTTAGAAGCAAAGCCAATTAAGGGCACAATTGCTCGTGGATCATCAAGAGACAAAGACGATCATCAAAAATGGCTCCTGCAAAACAGGTGAGAAAAATGTACTTTACTGAGAATGTCTAAAGTTTATACTttcaaaaaattaggaaaaagaaaaaacaaacttaTGGTAATGAAATGGCTTAGTCACCAAATCTGGTGTCACAACTTGACGCACTATTAGCTGTCTGATCTTTTACTGGGCTTGAATTTTTATTGCATGACCATTTATAATATAATAAGGTTCTCTGTTTTCTTGACTTTTGTTGTGCTTTACTGTCTCTTTTGGTCATGGAGCTCATGGAGCTCCATATACTTACTAAGGTTACTTGGCTACGTCTGTATGATTTTTTAAGTTTGTTCTGTTTGTACaaacttcttttgcttttcatagGAAGTTTTTCTCTGTTCAGCTCCTGAATTTTCTCATTATTGGCAGTGAGAAGGACCAAGCAGAAAACTTAATGATCGTAGACCTATTGAGGAATGATCTGGGTCGAGTATGTGAACCAGGTTCAGTGCATGTGCCACGTCTCATGGAATTGGAGACATATGCCACTGTTCATACTTTGGTGAGTACAATcaggggaaagaaaaggaaagatgtaTCATCTGTTGCCTGTGTTAGAGCTGCCTTTCCAGGAGGTTCAATGACTGGTGCACCAAAGCGGCGATCTGTTGAGATCCTTGATTCTCTTGAGGATAGTAGCAGAGGTATTTACTCCGGCTGCATTGGGTTCTTCTCTTATAACCAGACATTTGATTTGAACATTGTGATTAGAACCATTGTTATCCACAAAAATGAAGCTTCAATAGGCGCTGGTGGGGCTATTGTGGCTCTGTCAAAACCAGTGGATGAGTATGAAGAGACCATGTTGAAGGCATCTGCATTAATGAAAGCCATGGTTGAGTATGAAAGCTTGTCCGAAGATTCCAGTTCCATTGTTTGAAGAAGCGTATGTTGTATTGGAACATTCTTTCTATTTCATTTAAAGATCAATTCATGTTCTGCTATTGTGCAGCTACATAATAAACGATTCTTCTGTATATATAGAATATTCAATAAACAGCAATGATCTTGTTTTATTACCATGATAGCGTAAGTGTGTTCCGCATTTGAGTTGGTAAGAACCACTCAATTGCAGGTATTAATCCCTTTATGCCGCCTGAAAACGCCTGAATCATTTAAAGCTGGAGGATCGCTTCAAGGATGGTTGCTCCATCTTCACGTCCGTTGACATTCAACTGAAAAGCCCTTCAAAATGCTAGCTGAAATCATACGTTGATTTATGTGTCGAGTTTATTTTGCGAATTTTGTGTCAGACATGGCTAAAATAAAGAAGATtgagttttttgtgtttggagCGAATGGTAGAAGAAATGGATCCAAACCAAAATCAAAGAACCAAAACTGAATCAAGAGCATCCTACACCCTCAATCAAGTTTAACATGTGAGAATGCTCTTCTTTCCCCTGGCACTGTAAGGTGCTCTTAACCAGCCCatttctttccattccattttgtttttgccatttttcttgtttcgCTTGTTGTTTTGCTGATTTTTGTACGTTTGCAGCGAGGACATGGGAAGAATCATCAGCGACGAGGGTGCTTGAAGCCAATGTTGGTGGATTCTCCGCCTTCTAGGTGTGGGATGAGCCTTAGCCGGCCATATTTCCTTATTTTAATGTATATTACTAACTCAGTtaaggagaagaggagaagattGCTCCGGCAGCGCCCTACTTGCCGCCGGTCGTCTCCTCTATCTCACTGACGTTGACAAATTCTaagattttctaatttctaCCGTAGATGTTGTGAGTTCCTCGAGCGTGCTGCAGATTAGGGTGTTGATTCTGTTTTCTTCAGATCAGGATAGGATCTTTACGGTgattcttctcttttgttttccgTCCGGCAGGCAAgttctacattttttttgtttcgctcgttttgttgtttttagttATTTTAGTTCCCGCCCGCTGTAATTCCAGCGTGAGGGTAGGTATCTTTTCATAGTTCATACACGCTGTTCATGCATTGTCAGTGTTTCATCTCATCGCATTGGTCTTGCCAGAAGATTGAACAGAATCCGGCCAATCGCCATTGTTTCCGGTCTGGCATGGGTGCCTGCCATTGCCGTAGAAGTCGCGGATGCCATGGGACACATTAGGAATCAATTGGAACCACCAGGGACAATTTAGAAAATGCCatgattttccattttgttggcATGGTGTTCGATACCGGCACCTAATTTCTAAAACCTACCTTATACTTAAGTTTCCATTTTAGGGCCTAACCTTTCTAATTTTCGTATCACACGCCTGACTTTTGGTAACAATTTCCAAAAGGTGGTCTCCACTTTGATAATGAGAAAACTGCAAACCCAGAATTCGAATTAGCGGAATCTGAATCCGCTGACTGAAATTGAATTGGAGGTGAACCAATTTAACTAAGCCAAATTGTGAAgatcttttaaatatttgatatttgtATTGTCAGCTATTTCGTATAATTATCGTCGTTtcatcaaaatatatttttattattttttgccAAGTCACGACTAGTATATTAATAATATTCACACCCCTGACTACTTTATTTTTGTGGTGTTGTCTGATCTAATAAAATGTGAAGAAAACATAttgaatcaaataaaaaaaatgtcaaattgtaCTTTAAGTATATTGTTACATACATTGGGATGAGGTTCTTTTCAAGATTAGAAACACATCCAATTTTAAGCAATCATGTGAAAATAATGTGGATGTGAACTAAGTTCGATTTAATCACCCTTTAGAAGGTACTTTCTTGTTGGAACTAAGAAGGTATAGAGTTCAGTCCAATTAAGGGTGAATCATGGTGACTGTATACAATGGGCAGTGGGTATGTCAGAGCATTTCTAAACTGTCTTTTGACGGGCCGAGTATCAGGTACCTGACACACAGGtacccggcccgatacccatgCTTAGATCCGTTTTCTCAATCGTAATGAATGTTTCCCTGTTATTTGGACCACTTTTCTGAGATATGGGTGTATGATGGCTCTCTCATATAATGTTTTCCTTATTGTTTTACTTGTTGGTAGGTTTATTTGAGGCGAACCATCATGCCAAATGTGGCTCACAAATGTTaccctttgcttttttttttttttaatcttcccTATGACATATCATTTGATTGTTAATGACTATTGCTGGACCTCTGATCACTTGTTAAACAGTGAATGTAAGAACAT belongs to Nymphaea colorata isolate Beijing-Zhang1983 chromosome 13, ASM883128v2, whole genome shotgun sequence and includes:
- the LOC116266879 gene encoding aminodeoxychorismate synthase, chloroplastic isoform X2, yielding MSKKRKSDLVESPHPKGKIVVGERCVRTLLIDNYDSYTYNVYQELAVINGVPPVVIHNNEWNWEYICHLLYEEKAFDNIVLSPGPGTPTSPSDIGICLRILRECKDVPILGICLGHQALGYAHGAQIVHAPSPIHGRLSEIEHCGTKLFHGIPSGQGSGFKVVRYHSLVIDAVSLPVVLTPIAWTSSTRTYSYLETEECRIGSHFDDIPTGHTDNGHSRCFQSAKGVDVDKVLMGIMHATRPHYGVQFHPESVATCYGRQILENFRKITLDYWSDLSSIHQGKVAHVCSSDRALLEKKFRVLNERSSSFSDMHQRVVNAHKNLTLKWRKLEAFANQVGGSESIFCELFGSQKAKDTFWLDSSFMDQRRARFSFMGGVGGQLWKRFTFRLSKNDDATAQGSGYLSFEDAYGLRGSTFLEKGFLDFLEKELLSFHHRKEEFEGLPFDFVGGYVGFLGYGIKEECGMSPNSHISETPDACFFFVDQFVVVDHTNHDVYILSVCDHASTSSTGRSDHVRSERSWLDETEAKLLNLKMMTNENDRKTQFVPLTLADYDEAFSMEKSRSEYLEDVKRCMAYINDGESYELCLTMQMKKKIKKLDALGLYLYLRAKNPAPYAAWLHFSDEDLFICSSSPERFLQLDRDGVLEAKPIKGTIARGSSRDKDDHQKWLLQNSEKDQAENLMIVDLLRNDLGRVCEPGSVHVPRLMELETYATVHTLVSTIRGKKRKDVSSVACVRAAFPGGSMTGAPKRRSVEILDSLEDSSRGIYSGCIGFFSYNQTFDLNIVIRTIVIHKNEASIGAGGAIVALSKPVDEYEETMLKASALMKAMVEYESLSEDSSSIV
- the LOC116266879 gene encoding aminodeoxychorismate synthase, chloroplastic isoform X1 — its product is MGSFNLMTPSSEVRCSSSNTLFHVQEKLHLPSSSLKFYGFHNQNYCKLSSMDTEASRKPKHVTFCLQGKSDLVESPHPKGKIVVGERCVRTLLIDNYDSYTYNVYQELAVINGVPPVVIHNNEWNWEYICHLLYEEKAFDNIVLSPGPGTPTSPSDIGICLRILRECKDVPILGICLGHQALGYAHGAQIVHAPSPIHGRLSEIEHCGTKLFHGIPSGQGSGFKVVRYHSLVIDAVSLPVVLTPIAWTSSTRTYSYLETEECRIGSHFDDIPTGHTDNGHSRCFQSAKGVDVDKVLMGIMHATRPHYGVQFHPESVATCYGRQILENFRKITLDYWSDLSSIHQGKVAHVCSSDRALLEKKFRVLNERSSSFSDMHQRVVNAHKNLTLKWRKLEAFANQVGGSESIFCELFGSQKAKDTFWLDSSFMDQRRARFSFMGGVGGQLWKRFTFRLSKNDDATAQGSGYLSFEDAYGLRGSTFLEKGFLDFLEKELLSFHHRKEEFEGLPFDFVGGYVGFLGYGIKEECGMSPNSHISETPDACFFFVDQFVVVDHTNHDVYILSVCDHASTSSTGRSDHVRSERSWLDETEAKLLNLKMMTNENDRKTQFVPLTLADYDEAFSMEKSRSEYLEDVKRCMAYINDGESYELCLTMQMKKKIKKLDALGLYLYLRAKNPAPYAAWLHFSDEDLFICSSSPERFLQLDRDGVLEAKPIKGTIARGSSRDKDDHQKWLLQNSEKDQAENLMIVDLLRNDLGRVCEPGSVHVPRLMELETYATVHTLVSTIRGKKRKDVSSVACVRAAFPGGSMTGAPKRRSVEILDSLEDSSRGIYSGCIGFFSYNQTFDLNIVIRTIVIHKNEASIGAGGAIVALSKPVDEYEETMLKASALMKAMVEYESLSEDSSSIV